The window CGCCCGCGTTCCAGCTGCTCTTCTACCCGGCCGTCGACGCCTCCCGGCACCGGCCGTCCCGGGAGCTGTTCGCCGACGGGTTCCTCCTCACCAGCGCGCACATGGACTGGTTCGCCGACCACTACGCACCCGAGGGCGTGGACCGCTCGGACCCCCGGCTCTCCCCGCTGCTCACCCCCGACCTGACCGGCCTGCCGCCCGCGTACATCGCCACCGCGGGCTTCGACCCGCTGCGCGACGAGGGGGAGGCGTACGCCGAGCGGCTGCGCGAGGCGGGCGTGGTGGTCGCGCTCAGCCGCCAGCCCGACCTGATCCACGGCTACATCAACTATCTGGGGATAGGCCGGCGGTTCCGCGAGGCCACGGCGGAGGCCGCCGGGGCACTCCGGCTGGCGCTCAGCCCGAACGCGTGAAACCCCCGGCAGCGTGACGGGCCGCGATGCCTGAGGGACCACAACGCCTGACGGCCTGCCACGCCTGACGGCCCGCAACGCCTGAGGGGATGCGACGCCTGACGGGCCGCCATGCTGACGCGCCGCCCGGGTTCCGCCGGAGGCCGGTGCGCGAGGGCTTCTCGCGCCCGGCCTCTTATTGTACTCTCCGTCTAATAAGCGGGGCGGGCGGGAACCCCGCGCAGGGCACGCACCTGGAGGCAGCCATGGCTCACCCCGGCACGGCAGCAGGGATCCACGCTCACACCTCGGCCGACGACGACGTCTCGAAGCGACTGCTCGACTCGGCCGCGACCCTCTCCTACGACCCGGCGACCGAGATCGACTGGGACGCGCCGCTCCCCGAGGACGGCTACGGGCTCAACCCCGAGTGGAGCACGCTCTACGGCACCCGGCTGTGGGACGAGATGACCGAGCGGCAGCGGGTCACCCTCACCCGGCACGAGGTCTGCTCGATCATGACCACCGGCATCTGGTTCGAGATGATCCTGCAGCAGATGGTGCTGCGCGACCAGTACCTGAAGAACCCGGCCAGCGCGGAGTTCCGCTTCGCCCTCACCGAGATAGCCGACGAGTGCCGGCACTCGATCATGTTCGCGCGCGCCTGCGAGAAGATGGGCGTCCCGCAGTACCGGCCGGCCGCGGTGATCGCCCAGGCCGGCCGCCTCTTCAAGGCCACCGCCAAGGGTGAACTCGCCTACGGCGGGATCCTGGTGGCCGAAGAGGTGCTCGACGTCATGCAGCGCGACTGGATGCGCGGCGAGAACGTCCTGGACATCGTCCGCAGGACGTCCCGGATCCATGTCGTCGAGGAATCGCGGCACATGAAGTTCGCCCGCCAGGAGATCCGCGAGCGGCTGCGCGGCACCGGCCGCGCCCGTCGGCGGGCCGCCGGGACCGGCATCGCGGTGGCGGCCTACGTCATCGTCAGCAGCATGGTCCACCGGGGCGTGTACCGGGCCGCCGGGCTGGACACCGAGCGGGCGCTGGCCGAGGTGCGGGCCAACCAGCACCGCAAGGCGATGATGCGCACCAGCTCCAGCCACCTGATGGCCTTCCTCGGCGAGGCCGGGCTGCTCAACAGCTCCGCGGCCGCGGTCTACCGCCGCGTCGACATGCTCTGACCCGAGCCGACCCGAGCCGACCCGAGCCGACCCGAGCCGACCCGAGCCGACCCGAGCCGACCCGAGCCGGCGCTCGCCGACGCGACCGCGACGCCGCCCCGTCCCGACCCCGTCCCGACCCCGATTCGTCCCGACCCCGAGAGCCGGCCGACGCCCGCGCCGACCGGCTCGACGCCTGCGCCCGACCCGACCCGGCGTGACCCGACCGCCCCCCCACGCAGCGAGGACCCCACCCGGCCATGGCCTACGCGATCACCCAGACCTGCTGCAACGACGCCTCGTGCGTGTCCGTCTGCCCGGTCAACTGCATCCACCCCACCCCGGAAGAGCCGGAGTTCGGCCGTACCGACATGCTCTTCATCGACCCGGTCGCCTGCATCGACTGCGGCGCCTGCGCGGACGCCTGCCCGGTCGACGCCGTCTACCCCGTCGACCGGCTCGCCGGCCCCGACACCGTCTTCGGGGAGCTCAACCGCGACTACTACCGGGACCACCCGGCCGACCACAGCTGGGGGGCGCCGACCTTCCCCCGGAGCCTGCCGGACGACCTCGGGCCGCTGCGGATAGCGATCGTCGGCACCGGCCCGTCCGCGAGCTACACCGCCCAGTCGCTGCTGCGCACCACCGGCGCGGAGATCACCATGATCGACCGGCTGCCGGTCGCGGGTGGCCTGCTGCGGCACGGCGTCGCCCCCGACCACCAGTCGACCAAGCGGATCGCCGAGAGCTTCGCGAGCGTGTTCCACCACCCCCGGCTGCGGGTCCACCTCAACGTCGAGATCGGCAAGGACCTCAGCCACGCCGAACTGGCCGCCCACCACCACGCGGTCGTGTACGCGGTCGGCGCCGCCACCGACCGCCGGCTCGGCCTGCCCGGCGAGGACCTCCCCGGCAGCCTGCCCGCCACCACATTCGTCGGCTGGTACAACGCCGACCCGACCGTCCCGGCCGAGGCCGTCGACCTCTCCGCCGAGCGGGCGGTCGTCGTCGGCAACGGCAACGTCGCCGTGGACGTCGCCCGGATCCTGCTGCTCGACCCGGACCGGCTCGCCGCGACCGACATCGCCGACCACGCCCTCGCCGCCCTGCGGGACAGCCGGGTGCGGGAGGTGGTGCTGCTCGCCCGCCGGGGGCCCGAGCAGGCGGCCTGGACGCGGTCCGAGTTCCTCGCGCTCCAGCACCTGCCCGGCGTCGAACTCGTCGTCGAGGACCACCCCGAGGTCCGCGCCGCGATCGCCGCCGCGCCGGAGGGCTCGAAGGCCGCGCTGCTCGCCGGGCTGCCGCTGGAGCACGTCGACGGCGGCGAGCCGCCGCGCCCCGGCCGCCGGATCGTGCTGCGCTTCTTCGCCGCGCCCACCGAACTCCTGGGCACGGGCCGCGTCGAGGGCGTCCGGCTCGACGGGACGGCGCTCGTGGCCGGCCCCGACGGTCCGCGTGCCGAACCCACCGGCGAGCACGGCACCCTCCGGGCCGGGCTGGTGGTGCGGTCCATCGGCTACCGGGGCGTCCCCGTGCCCGGTCTGCCCTTCGACGCCGCCGCCGCGGCCGTGCCGCACCGGGGCGGCCGCGTGATCGACCCGGAGACCGGCCGGCCGCTGCCCGGCACCTACGTCGTGGGCTGGGCCAAGCGCGGCCCGTCCGGCGGGATCGGGGCCAACCGGGCCTGCGCGCAGGAGACCGTGGACGCCCTGCTGGACGATGCCGCGGCCGGTGCGCTGCCCGATTCGTCCGGCACCCGACGGGAGTTGGCCCGGCTGGTCCGCAGTCGGCGGCCGGACGCCGTCGGGCTGAAGCAGCTGCGGGCCATCGACCGCGCCGAACGCGCCCTCGGTGAGGCCGCCGGCCGCCCCCGGGTCAAGTTCGCCACCCTCCCCGCCCTCCTGGCGGCCGGCCGCCGCTGACCCCCGGGCCCGCCCCCCGCGCCCGCCCCCTCCCGCGCCCGCCCGGGCCCCGGCCAGTCGTCGCCCGGTCCCGCGCGAGGGCACCCGGCCGCGCGCGGGTTCGCTGTCCCGGCCGTAGCTGGCGCGGGTTGGCGTAGCAAGCCGGTGGTGAGGCGCCCGGCCCGGGAGCCGCCGGCCTGCCGATGGGTCCGCACCGGGCGGGACCGGCCCGCCCGGTGCGGGTCCGCTGATCGGCCTCAACGCCCCAGGACGGCGCCGCCGTTGACCCCGATGACCTGGCCGGTGACGTAGCCGGCCTCCGGGGAGGCCAGGTAGGCGACGGCCGCCGCCACGTCCTCCGGGGTGCCGGCCCGGCCGACCAGGGTGGCGGCGATCTTGTCGGCGTGGAACTCCGGCGTCCAGCCGCTGCCGAAGATCTCGGTGGACTCGACGTAGCCGGGGGCGAGCATGTTGACGGTGATGCCCTCCGGGCCGAACTGCCGGGCGAGGCCGAAGCCCCAGCCGTGCAGGGCGGCCTTGGCGGCGGCGTAGGAACCGGCCGAGTGCGGGCCCGCCCCGCCGCGCTGGGCGGCGGCGGAGCTGATCAGGATCACCCGGCCGCCCGGTCGGCGCAGCCGGTCGGCGAGCGCGCCGGTGAGCAGGACGGCGGACAGGAGGTTGGTGTCCAGGTCCCGCCGCCAGGCCTCGGCCAGGGCTTCGAGGGAGGCGTCGGCGGGCGGGGTGATCACCGCGCCCGCGTTGTTGACCAGCACGTCCACCGGGCCGAGTGCCGCGATCGCCTCGGCCGCCGCCGCGACCTCGGCGGCCACCGTGAGGTCGGCCGCGACCGGCACCACGTCGCCCCCGATCTCCGCGGCGGCCTTCGCCAGCACCTCGGCCCGTCGTCCGACGATCGCCACCCGGTAACCGCGTCCGGCGAGTTCGGCGGCGACGGCCCGGCCGATCCCCGTCCCGCCGCCCGACACCACCGCGGTCCGTCGCTGCTCCATCGTGTGCGCCCCCTGCTCCTGCGTCGATCGACGACCCCGGCCCGGAGCCTACCGAACGGTAACTTCCCGGCGGGTCCGAACGGCCGGCTCACGCGCCCGACCGGGCCGGCCCGCCGGCCCCGCCCGGGTGGAGCGGCTTGCCGTACACCGTCGAGCCGAGCCGGACGGTCATCCCCACCCGCTGGTACAGCGCGAGCGCGCCGGTCTCCGAGTGCGTCCACAGCGTGCACGCCCGCCGGCCGCGCCGGTGGAACGCGGCGAACGCCTCCCGCAACAGCGCCCGGGCGACGCCCCGGCCGCGGTGGTCCCGCCGGACCGCGACCCGCTCGATGTAGCCCTCGCCGGTGTCCGGCAGGTCCAGCGACAGCACCGCGCCGACCATCTCCCCGGCCGCGAACGCGACCGGCGAGAGCGCGGGCGCGAAGGTGTCCCGCTCGACGGTGTGCCGCGCCCACTCCTCGTAGGGCTTGCGCCGCACCTGCCACTCGTCGAACGCGTCCTCGGTGAGCCGGTACGCGGCCCGCTCGTCGCCGGCGCGGAACGGCCGGACGGTGATCCCGGCCGGTGGTACGGGCGCCGCCGGCCCGGCGGGCAGCGCGATCTCCAGCAGCCACTGCGTGACGAACGGCCCGTACCCGCGCGAACGCAGCAGCGCGTCGGCGGCGCGGTCGCCGTCCCGGACGGTCTGCGAGAGCCGCTCGCTGCCCAGCTCCCGGGCCCGCGCCTCGACCCAGTCGAGCAGCGCGCCGCCCAACCCCTGTCCCCGGTGCGCCGGGTGGACGTCCACCTTGCTCCGCCGACCGCCGTGCACCCAGGCCCGGGCGACCACGGTGCCCGCCGCGTCCAGCACCAGCAGCGTGTCGCGGGCCGGGTCCAGACCGGGCAGGGCCAGGTCGGCGGCCACGCCGTCGACCGCGTTCTCGGCCCCGCCGCCGGCGCCGCCGGGCAACTCGCGTTCGCGGGCGGCGACCAGCCGGTGGATCGCCGGTGCGTCGGCCGGGGTGGCGGCCCGGCTCCGGTAGTGGGCCGGGAGGGACGGCAGCGGAAGTCGGGGCATGCCGCGACTCTGCGCCATCGGCGGCCGCCCTGTCGACCGGATCGGGCGAGCCGACCCGGCCGGACGGGGCCCGGGGCCGCCTCCGGCACGATCGGGTGCGGAGGCGGCCCACTGGCCCGAGGCCGGTCGTCACCCTACGGACGGGGCATCGACCGCGTCGTTCGACCGGCCACGATCCCCGGCGGCGTGCGCCGCCGTCGATGCCCATCCCACACCATGAAGTGCGGTTGAGGTCAAGGCCGTACGGCGCGAGAAGTCGGCCGGTCCGACTTCTCGCGCCGCCGCGGTCACGGTGGCGGAAAAGGCCGCGGCGACGACACGGCTGCGCGGCCGCGGTCGCCGGGGGAAGGCCCGGCACCCGCGCCGCCACCGCCCCCGGCGCCCGCCGCACGAGGACCGCCCCCGACGGGTGTGCGGACCTGTCGGGGGCGGAGTCTCGGGGGCCTGCGATGGATCAGGCGGCGACCGGGTGGGCCGGGTCGTACGCCTCGCGCACCCGGGCCTGGGCCGCCGGCCCGGCCGCGAGGTGGTCGAGGCCGAGCAGCGCGGCGCCCAGCACCGGCGGCGCCACGACGACCCGCGGCTCGGCCAGCGGCGCCGCCGCGGCCAGACGCGCCGTCAGGTTGTCGAGCAGCAGCGGCTGCCGGGAGGAGAGCACCCCGCCGCCGAGCACCAGCGGGGTGGGCTCGTCCAGCAGGTCCAGGCGGCGCAGCGCGACGACGGCGAGCCGGGTGATCTCGTCGGCCTGCCGGTCGATCAGCTCCAGGGCGACCGGGTCGCCGGTCTCCGCCACCGCGAACAGCACCCGGACGATCTCGTGCAGCCGCCCGAAGGGCAGGTGCCCGAGGTGGATCGCCTCGGCGACGGCGCCGGTGTCCGGCAGGCCGAAGTGCTCGGCGATGGCGCGGGCGAGCCCGGTCGGGCCGCCGCGGCCGTCCTCGGCGCGGACGGCGTGCCACATGCTGCTGACGGCGAGGCCGCTGCCGCCGCCCCAGTCGCCGGTCAGCTCGCCGAGGGCGGGGAACCGGGCGGTGCGGCCGTCGGGCAGCAGGCCGACGCAGTTGATGCCGGCCCCGCAGACGACGGCCACGCCGCGCGGGCCGTCGGTGCCGGCCCGCAGCAGACCGAAGGTGTCGTTGACGACGGTGTTGCTGAGGCCCCAGGGGTGCGACTCCAGGGCGGTGCGCAGGGCGGCCTCCTCCACCGGGAGGTCGGCGTTGGCGAGGCAGGCGCTGACGTGGGTGGTCAGCACACCGCTGCGGAAGGTCAGCCCGGCAGCGGTGGCCGCCTCCTCGACCAGCGGCGCGAGGCCGGCGACGGCCGCCGCGCCACCGATCTTCTGCGGTGCGAAGCCGCCGCCCCGGGCGGCGCCGAGCACGGTGCCGTCGGCGCCGATCAGGGCGACGTCGGTCTTGGAGTTGCCCGCGTCGATGGCGAGAACGCCGGGCAGTAGTGGTTCGGGCTGGTGGGTCATGAGGTCCCCGCGGCTCGTACGTGGCCCGGCCGTTGTCCCCGGCCGGGGGTGGTCGGTCTCCTCGCGGCCCGGCGGGCCGTCGCCGCGGTCGGCGGCGACGGCGGCCGGGGGCGCGGGCCGGACGGAACGGACACGTCAGGCCCAGGCGAGGTGCTCGCGGTTGTGGGCGAGCAGCCGGTCCGTCAGCTGGTCGGCGAGTTCGATCTGGCCGACCAGCGGGTGGGCGAGCAGGGCGTCGAAGACCCGGTCGCGGCCGCCGTGCAGGGCGGCGTCGAGGGCGAGCCGCTCGTACGAGGTCACCGCGGCGATGAGGCCGGCGTACAGCGGCTCGACGGGGCGCTGCGGCAGCGGGCGCACGCCGGCGGCGTCCACCTCGGCGGGCACCTCGATCACGGCGTCGTCGGGCAGGAACGGCAGCACGCCGTCGTTGCGGGCGTTCACCACCTGCACGGACGTCCCGCCGCCGGTGCCCAGCAGGGCGGCGATCAGCTGGACGGCGGCCTCGGAGTAGAACGCGCCGCCGCGCTGCCCGAGCAGCTCCGGCTTGGTGTCCAGGGCCGGGTCGGCGTACATCTCCAGCAGCTGCCGCTCGATCTCGGCGACCTCGGCGGCCCGGGAGCCCTTGACCTTCAGCTCCTCCACGACCAGGTCGTGCTGGTAGAAGTACCGCAGGTAGTAGGAGGGCACCACGCCGAGGCGCTCGACGACGCGCCGCGGCAGCCGGATGTCGTCCGCGATCTCCTTGCCGAAGCCGGTGAGCAGCTCCGGCAGCACCTCGCGCCCGGTGGTCGCGCCCGGGGCGTCGAGCAGGGTGACGCCGCGCTCCCAGGTGAGGTGGTTGAGGCCGACGTGGTCGAGGCGGATCAGCTCGGGGTCGACGCCGAGGTGCCGGGCGAACCGCCGCTGGAAGCCGATCGCGACGTTGCACAGGCCGACGGCCTTGTGCCCGGCGCGCTGCAGCGCCCGGGTGACGATGCCGACCGGGTTGGTGAAGTCGATGATCCACGCGTCGGGGTTGGTCCGGCGGACCTTCTCGGCGATGTCCAGCACCACCGGCACCGTACGCAGGGCCTTGGCCAGGCCGCCCGCCCCGGTGGTCTCCTGGCCGACGCAGCCGCACTCCAGCGGCCAGGTCTCGTCCTGGTTGCGGGCCGCCTGCCCGCCGACCCGCAGCTGCAGGAGCACCGCGTCGGCGTCGGCGACGCCCGCCTCGACGTCGGTCGTCGTGGTGACCACGGCGCCGTGCCCCTGCTTGGCGAAGATCCGCCGGGCCAGCCCGCCGATCAGCTCCAGCCGGTCGGCGGCCGGGTCGATCAGGACGAGTTCGGCGATCGGCAGGGTGTCGCGCAGCCGGGCGAAACCGTCGATGAGTTCGGGGGTGTACGTCGAACCGCCACCCACGATGGCCAACTTCAGTGCGGACATCAGCCCTTGACCCCTGTCAGTGTCACGCCTTCGATGAAGGCCTTCTGTGCGAAGAAGAAGAGGACGATCACCGGCGCCATCACCAGCAGGGTGGCGGCCATGGTGAGGTTCCAGTTGGTGTGGTGGGCGCCCTTGAACGACTCCAGGCCGTAGGAGAGGGTCCAGGCGCCGGGCTTGTTGCTGGCGTAGATCTGCGGGCCGAAGTAGTCGTTCCAGCAGTAGAAGAACTGGAACAGGGCGACGGCGGCGATGGCCGGCTTGGCCATCGGCAGCACGACCTTGAGCAGGGTGCGCAGGTCGCCGCAGCCGTCGATCCGGGCCGCCTCGATGTACTCCTTGGGGATGGTCATCAGGAACTGCCGCAGCAGGAAGATGGAGAAGGCGTCCCCGAAGGCCATCGGGATGATCAGCGGCCAGAGCGAGCCGCTCAGCCCGAGCTCCTTCGCCCAGAACAGGTACATCGGGATGATGGTGACCTGCGGCGGCAGCATCATCATCGAGATGACGGCCATCAGCGCCAGATTGCGGCCCCGGAAGCGGAACTTGGCGAGCGCGTAGGCCACCGGCAGGCTGGAGACGATGGTCAGCGCGGTGCCGAGGCCGGCGTACAGCAGGGTGTTGCGCCACCAGGTGAGGAAGCCGGGCGTGTTCCAGACCTTGGCGTAGTTGCCCCACTCCCAGGAGGTCGGCCAGTAGTCCGTGGTGAGCGCCTGGTTGTCCGTCATGACGGAGGTGAGGAAGGCGAAGACGAACGGCAGCAGGAAGAACAGCGTGGCGGCGATGGCGAGCGAGTGCACGGCCACCCAGTTGAGCAGCGCGCGGCGGCGGGCGGCGCGGGCGGCGGCGGTGGGGGCGCCGCGCCGGGCGGGCCCCTTCGCGGGGGCCTGCGCCGTGAGGGTGGAGCTGAGAGTCATGATCGTGTCCTCACTGGGCCCTAGTCGTCGTTCGACATGAAGCCGGACTTGCGGCGGAGCAGGATCGAGGTGACCGCCATCGAGATGGCGAACAGCACCAGGGCGACGACGCACGCCGCGCCGTAGTTGAAGCGCTGGAAGCCGAGGTTGTAGACCATCTGCGGCAGGGTCCAGGTGGAGCCCTGCGGGTAGCCGGGTTCGAACTGCTGCCCGGAGTTGCCCGCGTTGCCGCCGGCGACCTTCCCGGCGACGATCGCCTGCGTGTAGTACTGCATGGTCTGGATGACGCCGGTGACCACCGCGAACATGATGATCGGCGAGATGTTCGGCAGGGTGACGAACCGGAACCGCTGGAGCGGGCCGGCGCCGTCCAGTTCGGCGGCCTCGTACTGCTCCTTCGGGACGTCCAGCAGGGACGCCATGAAGATGACCATCAGGTCGCCGATCCCCCACATGGCGAGCATGGTGAGCGAGGGCTTGGACCAGGACGGGTCGGAGAACCAGCCGGGCTGCGGCAGTCCGATCTCGCCGAGGAAGTGGTTGACCGGGCCGGTGCCGGGGTTGAGCAGGAAGGCGAAGGCGACGGTCGCGGCCACCGGCGGTGCCAGGTACGGCAGGTAGAACGCGGTGCGGAAGAAGCCGGCGCCGGTCTTGACCTTGGTGATCAGCAGGCCGATGCCGAGGCCGAAGGCCACCCGCAGGCCGACCATGATGAAGACCAGCCAGACGGTGTTGCGCAGGCCCTGCCAGAACGCCGGGAGGTCGTTGAAGACGTAGTCCCAGTTCTGCAGGCCGGTGAAGGCCGGCGAGCCGAAGCCGTTGTACTTGGTGAAGGAGAAGTAGACCGTCGAGATCAGCGGGTACAGGAAGAAGACGCCGAAGCCGATCAGCCAGGGGGAGAGGAAGGCGAGGGTGCGGGCCGCCTCCCGGCGGCGCTTCCGGCGCAGCAGGTGCTGCGTGGAGGGCGCCGCCGGGTCGGTCGATCCGGTGCCCTTGCGGGTGCCGAACGCGAGTGACATGGGAGCTCCGTGGGCCGCTGGCTACTTGGCCTGGGCGATGGCGGCGTCGATCTCCTTGGCGGTGGCCGTCAGGCCGGCCGGGAGGTCCTTCTGCTGACCGGACTCGTAGGCGTAGCCGAGGTTCTGCAGCGACACGATGTACGCGCCGCCGTTGACGCTCGCCGGCGTGGTGCCGGAGTGCTGGTTCTTGGCGATGTCCAGGAAGGTCTTGAAGTTCGCGTCGCTGATCAGCTTCGGCGAGTTGAGCGCGTCGAAGGTGCTCGGCACGTTGTGGATCGCGTTGGCGAAGCTGACCACCGCGTCGGTGTCGGTGGTCAGGAACTTGACCAGCTCCCAGGCGGCGGCCTGCTTCTTGCTGGTGCTGGCGATGCCGACGATGGTGCCGGTCTGGTAGCCGCGGCCGTAGGTGTCGACCTGGTCGTCCGGCACCGGGAACGGCGCGGTGGCCCACTCGAAGTCGGGCTTGTTCTCGGCGAGCGAGGCGGTCCGCCACTCACCGTCGATGGCCATCGCGACCTGGCCGGTGTGGAAGGGGTTCTTGGCGCTGAACTCCTCGCCGAAGGTGGCGCGGAACTTGTCCAGCTTGTCGTAGCCGCCGAGCTTGTCGACCAGGCCCTTCTGCCAGGTCAGCATCGAGGCGATCTTGGGGTCGGTGGCGAGGTTCGACTTGCCGGAGCCGTCGAAGTAGCTGGGGCCCCACTGGCCGAGGAAGTGCTCGGTGGTCGACTCGTAGCCGTGGTAGAGCGGCATGAAGCCGAGCTGCTTGTAGCCGTCGCCCTCGGGGACGGTCAGCGCGGCCGCGGCGGCGGCGAACTCGCTGAAGGTCTTCGGCGCGGCGGTGATGCCGGCGGCGGCGAAGGCGGCCTTGTTGTAGTACAGGCCGAAGGCGTCGCCGAGCAGCGGCAGCGAACACTGGTTGCTCTGGTACTGCGTGTAGTTGAGCATCGCGGCCGGGAAGGTCTTGGCCGCGTCGATGTTGTCCTTGGCGAGGAAGGGCTTGAGGTCGGCGAAGGCCTTGGTCGAGCAGAACATGCCGACGTTGTTGGTGGTGAAGGAGGAGACCACGTCGGGGGCCGCGTCGCCGCCGGCCCGCAGCGCCTGGTTGACCTTGTCGTCGGCGATGTTGCCGGTCGTCTTGACGTGGATGTTCGGGTGGGCCTTCTCGAAGGCGGCGATGTTGTCGTTGATCGCCTTCACCTCGGAGTCCTGGCTCCAGCCGTGCCAGAAGCTGATGGTGACGTCCTTGCCGGAGGCGGAGTCGTCGCTGCCGCCGCCGTCGCTGGACCCGGTGCAGGCGGTGGCGAGCAGGGCCAGTACGGCGCTGCCGGTCACGGCGGCGATCGTCCGGCGGCTTCTGCGAGAGGTGGTGGAGTGCACTTCGAGATCCTCCTGGGGGCGCGCGGGCAGGCGTCATTGCCTCTGGTCCCGCGTAAGGGGGTTGGGGAGAGGTGTGCAGGGGCTTTGGTGCAGGGCTTCGGTGCGGTGGGAACCGGCGGTGGGCGGTGCGGCGGGGGCCGCGGTGGGACGGCCTTCAGTGCGTGGAGAAGACCGCCTCGCGAGCGGCTGCCAGGGCGCGTTGCAGTGCGCCGAGCAGGACGGGTGAGCCGGGCAGGGCACTGCTGCGGACCTCCGGCCGGGCGATCGAGATCCGGGCCAGCTCCTCCTCGACGAGGGCGCGCAGCCGCTCGCCGCCCGCGTTCGGCACGCCGCCGGAGACCACCACGAGCTCGGGGTCCACGACGGCGACGATCGCGGCCAGTCCGACGGCGAGCCGGCCGGCCAGCGCGGCGAGGAACTCGTCGCCGGCCCCCGGGGTCGCCAGGGCCTTGGCGAGCGACTCCTCCGCGCTGGGCGCGCCGAGCCCGTACTCCCGGGCCAGGGCCCGGACGGCGGGTGCGCCGGCCAGCTCCTGGAACCCGCCGGAGTTGCGGCGGCGGACGTCCCGCACCACCGGCGAGCCGGGGACGGGCATGTAGCCGACCTCCCCGGCGCCCCCGGTGAAGCCGCGGTGCAGCCGGCCGGCGATCACGATCGCCGCGCCGATGCCCTCGCCGGCCCAGAGCAGGACGAAGTCCTCGAACCCGCGCGCCGCGCCGGAGGCCTGCTCGGCGACGGCGGCGAGGTTCACGTCGTTCTCGATCGACACCGGTGCGCCGATCGCCTCGGAGAGGTCCTGCACCAGTCGCGGGGAGTGCCAGCCGGGCAGGTGGGAGGCGTAGCGGAGCTTGCCGGTGACGGGGTCGGGCGCGCCGCCGACGCCGATCGCCACCGTGCGCAGGGCGCCCTCGGCGAGCCCGGCGGCCCGGACCGTCCCGGCGACGGCCGCGGCGACCCGGGTGACCGTCTCGGCGGCGGTCCAGCCCTTGGTCGGTACGACGTGCTCGGCCAGCGTGACGCCGGTGATGTCGGCGACCGCGATCCGGGCGTGGCTGTTGGTGACGTCCAGGCCGGCGACGTGACCGGCGGCCGGGTTCACCTGGTACAGCTGCGCGTTGGGGCCCGGCCCGCCGGCGGTGGTGCCCACCGGCAGGACGAGCCCGGCCGCCTCCAGGCGGGCCAGCAGCTGGGAGGCGGTGGGCTTGGAGAGGCCGGTCAGGGTGCCGATCTGGGTCCGCGAGAGCGGGCCGTTCTCCAGTAGCAGTTCGAGGGCCGCGCGGTCGTTGATGGCGCGCAGCAGGCTGGGGGTGCCGGCGAGGGGGGCCTTGGCGGATGGTCTGCTCACGACGCGGATCCTCCTCTCCTGACACGTCACGGTGATCACCGGGTGGGCTCGAAGCGAACTGTTAGGAAACTTTCCAGTCGCTTGGACAGGACCGTACGGTCCTCGTCAGGAGGGTGTCAATGGTCCCTCCGGCGGTGGATGCCGAAGCGTTACCGGGCAGCGCGAAGCCCCGCTCCCCGATGTCCGGGAGGCGGGGCTTTGCTCCGGTTCGCGCCGCGCTCCGGCGCCGTCGGCGCCCGGGTGCGCGGGTCGCCCGGGCCGGGCGGCGGGGCCGTCGGCGTCCGGGCGCCCGGGCCGTCAGGGCGCCTTGGAGGCGTCGTCGGCGGGCTTGACGGGAGCCGGTATCGGCGCCGTCGCGAGGTAGCGCGGCGAGGCCGGGTCGGCCAGCGCGGACGGCGGGGCGGTGTCGGCGGACGGTGTCACCGAGGCGGCCGTCAGCACCACCCCGGAGGCCGCCGCCCCGGTGGCCGCGGCGACGCCGGCGGCGGCCGGCGGCTCCTCCTTGACCTTGATCCCGGCCTGGTCGAACGCGGTCTTCAGCCGGTGCCGCAGCGCCCGGGCGACCGACAGCGCCTTGCCCGGGGCGGTGCGCGCCTCGACCCGCAGCACCACCGAGTCCACCGCGACGGACTCCACGCCCAGGATCGAGACCGGCGCCCAGACCAGCTCGTCGAACGGCGCCTCCTTGGCCAGCGTCTCCGCGGTCTCCTGGATCAGCGCCTCGACCCGGGCCAGGTCCTCCTTGTAGCCGACCTGGACGTCCACCGAGGCGGTCGACCAGCCCTGGCTCATGTTGGCGAT of the Kitasatospora sp. NBC_01246 genome contains:
- a CDS encoding ROK family transcriptional regulator translates to MSRPSAKAPLAGTPSLLRAINDRAALELLLENGPLSRTQIGTLTGLSKPTASQLLARLEAAGLVLPVGTTAGGPGPNAQLYQVNPAAGHVAGLDVTNSHARIAVADITGVTLAEHVVPTKGWTAAETVTRVAAAVAGTVRAAGLAEGALRTVAIGVGGAPDPVTGKLRYASHLPGWHSPRLVQDLSEAIGAPVSIENDVNLAAVAEQASGAARGFEDFVLLWAGEGIGAAIVIAGRLHRGFTGGAGEVGYMPVPGSPVVRDVRRRNSGGFQELAGAPAVRALAREYGLGAPSAEESLAKALATPGAGDEFLAALAGRLAVGLAAIVAVVDPELVVVSGGVPNAGGERLRALVEEELARISIARPEVRSSALPGSPVLLGALQRALAAAREAVFSTH
- a CDS encoding extracellular solute-binding protein, coding for MTGSAVLALLATACTGSSDGGGSDDSASGKDVTISFWHGWSQDSEVKAINDNIAAFEKAHPNIHVKTTGNIADDKVNQALRAGGDAAPDVVSSFTTNNVGMFCSTKAFADLKPFLAKDNIDAAKTFPAAMLNYTQYQSNQCSLPLLGDAFGLYYNKAAFAAAGITAAPKTFSEFAAAAAALTVPEGDGYKQLGFMPLYHGYESTTEHFLGQWGPSYFDGSGKSNLATDPKIASMLTWQKGLVDKLGGYDKLDKFRATFGEEFSAKNPFHTGQVAMAIDGEWRTASLAENKPDFEWATAPFPVPDDQVDTYGRGYQTGTIVGIASTSKKQAAAWELVKFLTTDTDAVVSFANAIHNVPSTFDALNSPKLISDANFKTFLDIAKNQHSGTTPASVNGGAYIVSLQNLGYAYESGQQKDLPAGLTATAKEIDAAIAQAK
- a CDS encoding carbohydrate ABC transporter permease; amino-acid sequence: MTLSSTLTAQAPAKGPARRGAPTAAARAARRRALLNWVAVHSLAIAATLFFLLPFVFAFLTSVMTDNQALTTDYWPTSWEWGNYAKVWNTPGFLTWWRNTLLYAGLGTALTIVSSLPVAYALAKFRFRGRNLALMAVISMMMLPPQVTIIPMYLFWAKELGLSGSLWPLIIPMAFGDAFSIFLLRQFLMTIPKEYIEAARIDGCGDLRTLLKVVLPMAKPAIAAVALFQFFYCWNDYFGPQIYASNKPGAWTLSYGLESFKGAHHTNWNLTMAATLLVMAPVIVLFFFAQKAFIEGVTLTGVKG
- a CDS encoding carbohydrate ABC transporter permease, translating into MSLAFGTRKGTGSTDPAAPSTQHLLRRKRRREAARTLAFLSPWLIGFGVFFLYPLISTVYFSFTKYNGFGSPAFTGLQNWDYVFNDLPAFWQGLRNTVWLVFIMVGLRVAFGLGIGLLITKVKTGAGFFRTAFYLPYLAPPVAATVAFAFLLNPGTGPVNHFLGEIGLPQPGWFSDPSWSKPSLTMLAMWGIGDLMVIFMASLLDVPKEQYEAAELDGAGPLQRFRFVTLPNISPIIMFAVVTGVIQTMQYYTQAIVAGKVAGGNAGNSGQQFEPGYPQGSTWTLPQMVYNLGFQRFNYGAACVVALVLFAISMAVTSILLRRKSGFMSNDD
- a CDS encoding 6-phospho-beta-glucosidase, whose translation is MKLAIVGGGSTYTPELIDGFARLRDTLPIAELVLIDPAADRLELIGGLARRIFAKQGHGAVVTTTTDVEAGVADADAVLLQLRVGGQAARNQDETWPLECGCVGQETTGAGGLAKALRTVPVVLDIAEKVRRTNPDAWIIDFTNPVGIVTRALQRAGHKAVGLCNVAIGFQRRFARHLGVDPELIRLDHVGLNHLTWERGVTLLDAPGATTGREVLPELLTGFGKEIADDIRLPRRVVERLGVVPSYYLRYFYQHDLVVEELKVKGSRAAEVAEIERQLLEMYADPALDTKPELLGQRGGAFYSEAAVQLIAALLGTGGGTSVQVVNARNDGVLPFLPDDAVIEVPAEVDAAGVRPLPQRPVEPLYAGLIAAVTSYERLALDAALHGGRDRVFDALLAHPLVGQIELADQLTDRLLAHNREHLAWA